One Diceros bicornis minor isolate mBicDic1 chromosome 26, mDicBic1.mat.cur, whole genome shotgun sequence DNA segment encodes these proteins:
- the LOC131422241 gene encoding oncomodulin, whose product MSITDVLSADDIAAALQECQDPDTFEPQKFFQTSGLSKMSASQVKDVFRFIDNDQSGYLDEEELKFFLQKFESGARELTESETKSLMAAADNDGDGKIGADEFQEMVHS is encoded by the exons ATGAGCATCACAGACGTCCTCAGTGCGGACGACATTGCGGCGGCCCTGCAGGAGTGCCAAG ACCCAGATACTTTTGAACCCCAAAAATTCTTCCAGACATCGGGCCTCTCCAAGATGTCGGCTAGTCAGGTGAAGGATGTTTTTCGGTTCATAGACAACGACCAGAGTGGATACCTGGATGAAGAAGAGCTTAA GTTTTTCCTCCAGAAGTTTGAGAGTGGTGCTAGAGAACTGACCGAGTCAGAAACCAAGTCCTTGATGGCGGCTGCAGATAACGATGGCGATGGAAAAATTGGGGCTGATG AATTCCAGGAAATGGTGCATTCTTAA